One Natrinema halophilum genomic window carries:
- a CDS encoding polymer-forming cytoskeletal protein — MAISRDPLDKLVVPDGTEAQERDLVTDGDVLVGGRSTVEFGVRGRNVLAGEAAEFGGAIEADGDCRLDMWCDVTDNVLVGQDAYIGERVHIGGELKVAGDLDIGDDVEIENGFEANGWIVIRNPMPTIVFLFVYLKHLLLIGEEDAAQQLISKLVDEDDDEPDTEPLIIPRNATVGDDAWRVSTPATIGSDCRLHGNVRAETIDVGPDCNIFGSLRARDDVTVGDGSRIHGDLTTRDGDVTIERDARILGDVSCENLELGPDAEIDGTIRADGEITMGTTDRDVE, encoded by the coding sequence GTGGCGATCAGCAGGGACCCGCTCGACAAACTCGTCGTCCCCGACGGAACTGAAGCCCAGGAACGTGACCTCGTGACCGACGGTGACGTCCTCGTGGGTGGTCGCTCGACCGTGGAATTCGGCGTGCGCGGCCGGAACGTCTTAGCCGGCGAAGCAGCCGAATTCGGCGGCGCTATCGAGGCTGACGGCGATTGCAGACTCGACATGTGGTGTGACGTCACCGACAACGTGCTGGTCGGTCAGGATGCATACATCGGCGAGCGCGTCCACATCGGCGGCGAGCTCAAAGTCGCTGGTGACCTCGATATCGGCGACGACGTCGAGATCGAAAACGGGTTCGAAGCCAACGGCTGGATCGTCATCCGGAATCCGATGCCGACTATCGTTTTCCTGTTCGTTTACCTCAAACACCTCCTCCTGATCGGTGAGGAAGACGCCGCCCAGCAACTCATCTCCAAACTCGTCGACGAGGACGACGACGAACCCGATACAGAACCGCTCATCATCCCTCGCAACGCAACCGTCGGCGACGACGCCTGGCGCGTCTCGACGCCCGCGACGATCGGGTCCGATTGTCGTCTCCACGGTAACGTTCGCGCCGAGACGATAGACGTCGGACCCGACTGCAATATTTTCGGCAGTCTTCGCGCTCGAGATGACGTCACCGTTGGCGACGGGAGCCGCATTCACGGCGATCTGACGACTCGAGACGGTGACGTCACTATCGAACGCGATGCTCGTATTCTGGGTGACGTCTCCTGTGAGAACCTCGAGCTCGGTCCCGACGCCGAGATCGACGGTACGATCCGAGCCGACGGCGAAATCACGATGGGAACGACCGACCGGGACGTCGAATAG